Proteins co-encoded in one Natrarchaeobius halalkaliphilus genomic window:
- a CDS encoding McrC family protein, with protein sequence MSSNPDEGEDVITLEERSETDLSDCGLKDDDFHFLEELEHISSASITKQKVEIGPYIGHIGLPSGAFLEVLPKSSLDGFKPLYFLAKAGRISEELVTGSQEIGFSVGESFIEVVGEVYAEEVNRLLQAGIHKQYVPRQAATNHVKGRLRVAEQLSKQEPYATSFESQFNDLTADIPLNQLILFAAVEVARKISDKRVERRLQRQISDLQRVVSLPRTAPHPSQITLTRETQMYKPIVKFAEQILNETYIDTFGQRARLLQSVLINTETLFEEVVYSFVADLIRGSRYIIQGDGDPESSVKRDIGHLLRDKFGNGLQGMQPDVFLRSRGNPVWVADAKWREDSSPKRNNLYQVTSYQRKVGGPAIMFYPEQGGQIETVYELSDDEYDDSSITELRVVEVPLGGESYEEFETKAQNKIRTAMQAQLPGLA encoded by the coding sequence ATGAGTTCGAACCCAGATGAGGGCGAGGATGTAATCACACTCGAAGAGCGGAGCGAGACAGATCTGTCTGATTGCGGACTCAAAGATGATGATTTTCACTTCTTAGAGGAACTGGAGCACATCTCAAGCGCATCAATTACTAAGCAAAAAGTTGAGATCGGCCCCTACATCGGGCACATCGGCCTTCCGAGCGGAGCGTTTCTCGAAGTGCTCCCGAAAAGCTCGCTTGACGGATTCAAACCTCTCTATTTCCTTGCGAAGGCTGGTCGAATAAGTGAGGAACTCGTCACCGGCTCGCAGGAAATTGGCTTCTCCGTCGGAGAGTCATTCATTGAGGTCGTTGGAGAGGTCTATGCAGAAGAGGTTAATCGGCTTCTCCAAGCTGGTATTCACAAGCAGTATGTTCCACGCCAGGCAGCAACAAATCACGTGAAGGGAAGGCTACGTGTTGCTGAGCAACTTTCCAAGCAAGAGCCGTATGCGACATCGTTCGAGAGCCAATTCAATGATCTCACGGCAGATATTCCACTGAACCAACTCATTCTATTTGCGGCCGTTGAGGTGGCACGAAAGATTTCTGATAAGAGGGTTGAACGGCGACTGCAGCGTCAAATCTCGGACCTCCAACGAGTGGTGTCACTGCCTCGTACCGCTCCTCATCCCAGTCAAATCACGCTGACCAGGGAAACACAGATGTATAAGCCGATTGTGAAATTCGCTGAGCAGATACTCAACGAGACGTATATCGACACATTTGGCCAACGGGCTCGCCTCCTACAGTCAGTCTTGATCAACACTGAGACACTGTTCGAAGAGGTCGTTTATTCATTCGTAGCAGATCTCATTCGCGGATCTAGATACATCATCCAGGGAGACGGCGATCCAGAATCATCAGTCAAGCGTGACATCGGACATTTATTGCGAGATAAGTTCGGCAATGGCCTACAGGGAATGCAGCCAGACGTGTTCCTTCGGAGCCGAGGAAATCCCGTGTGGGTTGCTGATGCAAAATGGAGAGAGGATAGCTCGCCAAAACGGAATAATCTCTATCAGGTGACAAGCTATCAGCGGAAAGTGGGTGGGCCCGCAATCATGTTCTATCCAGAGCAGGGGGGACAAATCGAGACCGTGTACGAACTCTCGGATGATGAGTACGACGACAGCTCGATTACCGAATTGCGTGTCGTAGAAGTCCCGCTTGGTGGGGAGAGCTATGAGGAGTTCGAGACGAAGGCGCAAAACAAGATTCGGACAGCCATGCAAGCCCAACTACCAGGACTAGCATAG
- a CDS encoding CRISPR-associated protein Cas4 — MGEIDKETTRAGSSDPNLVDKISGKEFQDWYQEREFRKNIENGKPYFNGPPSVPSPRKHSPSQILQCHRKIAYRQHNAPAEKPNPTGIFWFGSRFEEDLVVKFLKETVVNDQEYVTNSLWVDFTAQTDIGDIQIKGETDPVIVDTDGEPLLLTEIKTKQSVENVRSPNKHHRAQAHAYMKGLSEKYDRTVSEAVILYGSRKTFNAKAFHIEFDPWFWRNTVLKWVETHTTYRLNEDLPPAAPEYSWECSSCSYRERCGRGSASYEDVDATGLLPLHEYPKEVVREYLEGHEDAKVTPTLSERYPELADKFGVHDWRCERCDRTYPHNSPDWTGNVSEPPLCPSCCDDGVPATLRADSIPPQKTGGDRCVSR; from the coding sequence ATGGGAGAAATAGATAAGGAGACGACTAGAGCCGGGTCGTCTGACCCCAATCTGGTCGATAAAATCTCTGGAAAGGAGTTTCAAGACTGGTATCAGGAGCGGGAATTCCGAAAAAACATCGAAAACGGAAAGCCGTATTTCAACGGGCCACCGTCGGTTCCGTCACCCCGAAAACATAGTCCAAGCCAGATACTGCAATGCCACCGAAAAATCGCATACCGTCAACACAATGCGCCGGCAGAAAAACCAAATCCAACAGGGATCTTTTGGTTTGGGTCACGGTTCGAGGAAGATCTCGTGGTGAAATTTCTCAAAGAGACTGTTGTCAACGACCAGGAGTACGTCACGAACTCGCTGTGGGTTGATTTTACTGCCCAGACGGATATCGGCGACATTCAGATCAAAGGAGAAACGGATCCAGTAATCGTGGATACAGATGGAGAACCGTTGCTCCTCACGGAAATTAAGACCAAGCAATCGGTAGAAAACGTCCGGTCGCCCAACAAGCACCATCGGGCTCAAGCGCATGCGTACATGAAAGGATTGTCCGAGAAATACGATCGGACAGTATCGGAGGCCGTCATCCTGTACGGAAGTCGAAAAACGTTCAACGCTAAAGCGTTCCACATCGAATTCGATCCCTGGTTTTGGCGCAACACAGTTCTAAAGTGGGTGGAGACACACACGACGTACCGTCTCAACGAAGATCTGCCACCAGCAGCCCCGGAGTACAGTTGGGAATGTAGCTCTTGCTCTTATAGAGAGCGATGCGGACGAGGTAGTGCAAGTTACGAGGACGTAGATGCTACCGGATTGCTACCTCTCCATGAGTACCCTAAAGAGGTAGTGAGAGAGTATTTAGAGGGCCACGAGGATGCAAAGGTCACACCAACCCTTTCAGAACGGTATCCAGAATTGGCGGACAAATTTGGGGTACACGATTGGCGATGTGAGCGTTGCGATAGAACCTATCCACACAATTCACCTGACTGGACTGGAAACGTATCGGAACCGCCTCTCTGCCCATCTTGCTGCGATGACGGTGTACCAGCCACATTGAGGGCAGATTCCATACCTCCCCAAAAAACAGGAGGTGATCGTTGTGTCTCGAGGTAG
- a CDS encoding tyrosine-type recombinase/integrase encodes MNQPSMTDSFRVPDDYAREYLAHAADLKLSTSSTDTYESHLRGYVVFLHDGEISVLDAAFTDVIEFVEECVRRGNRQSTIEGKVATISELYKYIRLRTEVGDELSLEPLRLDDIDVSRYRTPEPIEREALSREELRRLFDAFDSYRNRLMAVVAVETGLRNSDLRELRIADLDFDNLEIHVLNPKGSDPYDVPMSEELSYELDFWLRHHRAGYASADKSPYVFPSQCGLKLETNGSLNQIIRDAADRAGLQEVIGESRISKKQGTATEPEDETRQWHRVTPHTLRHSFITLLADAGVDLSYRQLVANHASAETTRGYTHTADDRFGEIREIFVSPR; translated from the coding sequence ATGAACCAGCCTAGCATGACTGATAGCTTTCGAGTACCGGATGACTACGCAAGAGAGTATTTAGCGCACGCAGCGGATCTGAAGCTATCTACGAGTTCCACAGACACGTACGAGTCTCATCTTCGTGGCTATGTTGTGTTTCTCCACGACGGTGAGATATCAGTCCTTGATGCAGCGTTTACGGATGTAATTGAGTTCGTTGAGGAATGTGTCCGGCGTGGAAATCGTCAGTCAACGATTGAAGGCAAAGTCGCGACGATTAGTGAACTGTACAAGTATATTCGGCTTCGAACAGAGGTTGGCGATGAGCTTTCGTTGGAGCCACTGCGGTTGGACGACATTGATGTGAGTCGATATCGGACACCAGAACCAATTGAGCGGGAAGCCTTGTCGCGAGAGGAATTACGGCGATTGTTCGACGCGTTCGATTCCTACCGAAATCGACTCATGGCGGTGGTTGCAGTCGAGACAGGTCTTCGAAACTCGGATTTGCGGGAGCTTCGGATCGCGGATTTAGATTTCGATAATCTGGAGATTCATGTACTGAATCCCAAGGGGTCAGATCCGTATGATGTCCCGATGAGTGAGGAGTTGTCGTATGAGTTAGATTTTTGGCTTCGCCATCATCGGGCTGGCTACGCGAGCGCAGACAAGAGCCCGTACGTGTTTCCGAGCCAATGTGGCCTGAAGCTCGAAACGAATGGCAGCCTGAATCAGATTATTCGCGATGCAGCGGATAGGGCAGGGTTGCAAGAGGTAATCGGAGAATCACGGATTTCGAAAAAGCAGGGCACGGCAACGGAACCTGAGGACGAGACACGCCAGTGGCATCGTGTGACGCCGCATACGCTTCGCCACTCGTTCATTACGCTTCTCGCTGACGCGGGTGTGGACCTTTCGTATCGGCAGCTGGTTGCGAATCACGCAAGTGCAGAAACTACCCGTGGATACACCCATACCGCTGATGATAGATTTGGAGAAATTAGGGAAATATTCGTTTCGCCTAGGTAA
- a CDS encoding tyrosine-type recombinase/integrase, with protein MGLSAGSHEGQSVQCPVYEQARQNPEWQDLLSGPVCTEPKCGHLINRVVNKAGYWSDSTIRKYCYAGSHYIIYLHDQGKTTCDAEYEDVERFFAKLSKRKLRKNTYMNYRTAINHIYTSIALSPDHHSYLSAQKINEWLNLEELPTRKQLERESLSEEEVEKLFEELTCFRDRLMAQSAIEWGGRNESLRALKTSDVNLGTQIVRLKNTKSGGTYPVPISDKLTMLLRHWINVERKAYLVSSENDYLFPSRRGGSLSGTSFSEMVREAAEEAGIQKVIGTIKHTERQKEAFGKEKRNFYRVTPHALRHTFNELLRARGIPREVRSDALDHSSTDVTKEFYEHSTENYHSQIRRHFSDMSF; from the coding sequence ATGGGACTGAGCGCTGGATCTCATGAGGGGCAGTCGGTGCAATGCCCGGTTTATGAGCAAGCGCGGCAAAACCCGGAGTGGCAAGACTTGCTTTCAGGCCCAGTTTGTACAGAACCAAAATGCGGTCATCTAATAAATCGGGTCGTGAATAAAGCTGGCTATTGGTCTGATTCTACTATCCGTAAGTATTGCTACGCCGGTTCTCACTATATCATTTATCTGCACGATCAGGGAAAGACCACTTGTGACGCGGAATACGAGGATGTGGAGAGGTTTTTCGCTAAGCTATCAAAAAGGAAACTTCGCAAAAACACATATATGAATTATCGCACAGCGATAAACCATATTTATACATCAATCGCATTGAGCCCAGATCATCATTCGTATCTCTCTGCACAGAAAATTAACGAATGGCTTAATTTGGAAGAATTGCCAACTAGGAAGCAATTAGAGCGAGAATCGTTATCCGAGGAGGAAGTAGAGAAATTATTCGAGGAACTGACTTGCTTTCGTGACCGATTAATGGCTCAGTCAGCTATTGAATGGGGTGGTCGGAATGAAAGCCTTCGAGCACTGAAAACCAGTGACGTGAACTTGGGGACTCAAATAGTTCGTTTGAAGAATACAAAATCTGGTGGGACATACCCAGTTCCGATATCTGATAAACTGACGATGTTGCTACGACATTGGATAAATGTTGAACGCAAAGCGTACCTAGTATCTAGCGAAAACGATTATTTGTTCCCGAGTCGCAGGGGCGGCTCTCTTTCGGGAACCTCATTCTCAGAAATGGTTCGAGAAGCTGCCGAAGAAGCAGGAATTCAGAAAGTCATTGGTACGATCAAACACACTGAGCGTCAAAAGGAGGCGTTTGGGAAAGAGAAGAGAAACTTTTATCGAGTGACTCCTCACGCTTTACGGCATACGTTCAACGAATTACTACGAGCTCGCGGAATTCCTCGAGAAGTTCGAAGTGACGCGCTTGATCATTCGAGTACTGATGTGACCAAAGAGTTCTATGAGCATTCTACTGAGAATTATCACAGCCAAATAAGAAGGCACTTTTCAGACATGTCCTTTTAG
- a CDS encoding site-specific integrase, with the protein MTCFEQVEETSGFESLDSAVESYLSELSSSVPDSTFWSHQTVITKLREWISEPSSSEAWLESHQLCQFVEDLAENTAQDITTICGHINTLINFQSFIHQEDPIILKARLLLEVESSSILVYGEIGKHILGISTEVNFQNLSDRLSPLVTYFRERQFGTRGHAYVELILDTCSRPGCVRNLELEDFNSDNDTVTISIPETHLVSSAGLVTQRVANISPETSEALEEFITYGRKEPTAATNRPLLTTSHGRASESTLRREVKQASGNADEYPHVSTPLPHDQVSCVVPSEIWQYSILQHLEGQ; encoded by the coding sequence ATGACCTGCTTTGAGCAGGTCGAGGAAACTAGTGGCTTTGAGTCTCTCGACAGTGCGGTTGAATCCTACCTGAGTGAATTATCAAGTAGTGTACCAGACTCTACTTTTTGGTCACATCAAACTGTAATCACTAAACTCAGAGAGTGGATTTCAGAACCCAGTTCCTCTGAAGCCTGGTTGGAAAGTCACCAATTATGCCAATTTGTTGAAGACCTAGCAGAGAACACTGCTCAGGATATTACTACCATCTGTGGACATATAAACACATTAATAAATTTTCAATCATTCATCCACCAAGAAGATCCTATTATTCTCAAAGCAAGATTGCTCTTGGAGGTTGAGTCATCTAGCATACTAGTGTATGGCGAGATCGGTAAACACATTCTCGGCATCTCTACTGAGGTTAATTTCCAAAACCTATCCGATCGCCTTTCGCCGTTGGTCACCTACTTCCGTGAACGCCAGTTTGGTACTCGAGGCCACGCATATGTAGAACTCATACTTGATACATGTAGTCGACCAGGATGTGTGCGAAATCTCGAGCTTGAGGACTTCAATTCGGATAACGATACAGTCACAATCTCGATTCCAGAAACGCATCTCGTAAGCAGTGCCGGGCTCGTCACACAGAGAGTTGCAAATATTTCTCCAGAGACTTCTGAAGCCCTTGAAGAGTTCATAACCTATGGACGGAAAGAGCCAACAGCAGCCACTAATAGACCACTATTGACAACATCTCATGGAAGGGCGAGTGAATCGACACTTCGACGGGAAGTCAAACAAGCCAGTGGGAACGCAGACGAATATCCTCATGTATCGACTCCTCTTCCACACGATCAAGTTAGCTGCGTAGTGCCCAGTGAAATCTGGCAGTACTCAATTTTACAGCATCTGGAGGGACAATGA
- a CDS encoding tyrosine-type recombinase/integrase, translating to MNENIVRLLSEIDDPETIEKVLEQTDVSSMSHEKTNRNGFARATLSDLYKRFLSRRQNRSPSTRAQYKRTIPQFVEFAEDNDITNPVEISSPLVDAYVDYLQSEYDSDATILTYTKNARTWLRWLSQRELCDESIYRILDKEELGLTPRARDEAIPESEATGLLQRLRRRRRGSGMHALTEVLWNGGPRIGGVHSLDVPDFDPEKKELRFRHRPETGTRLKNGNKNSNTAGDGERNIVIKDEVISAIQLYIETERPDVTDEYGREPLFATEYGRASRSTLRRWVYEATSCRWNPKDADECSCDGSCNPDSSVCPESYYPHAIRRGSIVSHLSGGLRRERASERFDVSVKVIKKHYDPRTEQDRLNDRREAVKQSWN from the coding sequence ATGAACGAGAATATTGTCCGTCTGTTATCGGAGATCGATGATCCAGAGACTATCGAGAAAGTGCTGGAACAAACGGATGTAAGCAGTATGTCCCACGAGAAAACCAATCGCAATGGATTTGCTCGAGCTACCCTCTCTGATCTCTACAAGCGATTTCTCTCGCGCAGGCAGAATCGGAGCCCGTCAACGCGGGCCCAATACAAGCGAACGATTCCTCAATTCGTTGAATTCGCAGAAGACAACGACATTACGAACCCAGTAGAAATTTCTTCACCGTTGGTTGATGCGTACGTCGACTACTTACAGTCGGAATATGACTCCGACGCAACGATCCTTACGTATACGAAGAACGCACGCACATGGCTTCGGTGGCTCAGCCAACGGGAACTATGCGACGAATCAATTTACAGGATCCTCGATAAGGAGGAACTCGGTCTGACTCCAAGAGCTCGTGACGAGGCGATTCCGGAATCTGAAGCCACAGGTCTCCTTCAACGACTCCGGCGACGTCGACGAGGTTCTGGTATGCATGCTCTCACAGAGGTTCTCTGGAACGGTGGACCACGTATTGGTGGCGTTCACTCTCTTGATGTCCCCGATTTTGATCCCGAGAAGAAAGAACTCCGCTTCCGTCATAGACCGGAAACAGGGACGAGGCTAAAGAATGGTAACAAAAACTCGAACACAGCTGGTGATGGTGAGCGAAACATCGTGATAAAAGACGAGGTCATAAGCGCAATTCAATTGTATATCGAGACAGAACGGCCAGACGTTACTGACGAGTACGGCCGAGAGCCGTTATTTGCGACAGAATACGGACGGGCTTCTCGGTCGACACTTCGTCGATGGGTGTACGAAGCTACGAGCTGTCGCTGGAATCCAAAAGATGCGGATGAGTGCTCGTGTGATGGTAGCTGTAATCCTGATTCAAGCGTATGCCCGGAGTCATATTACCCACATGCGATCCGTCGAGGATCGATTGTCAGCCATCTCAGCGGTGGCCTCAGGAGAGAACGAGCAAGCGAGCGATTTGATGTCTCTGTGAAGGTGATCAAGAAGCACTACGACCCTCGTACAGAACAAGACCGTCTCAACGATCGACGCGAAGCAGTCAAGCAGTCGTGGAATTGA
- a CDS encoding restriction endonuclease encodes MNEDGVERLFEHVRNAERLRSDVYEEVTATILESKLQQISDVHTVRHHHNLECDFGYKQMDVYLQLGDGEDEITAIVECKGRNSPMEKDHLASFAFYLEHSDADKGIYVSRSGYRSGAKRIAKECGIQLFEISQITDGAIKSVDGTFTHRFGPYRHHVFVKDPKSQDWMKLSEGLYSIHEQLELPILDRSGDPTGDTLEDRLPGEEEEGTVEIEFEDGEMVQVNGNEYELWQAISHPQPDGGDGSSFKVDFEDRIDLKLRDVLADQSEYVLFDDIKRQFLRIEREN; translated from the coding sequence ATGAACGAGGATGGTGTAGAGCGTCTCTTCGAACACGTACGAAACGCCGAGCGTCTTCGTTCAGATGTGTACGAAGAAGTTACGGCAACAATTCTTGAGAGTAAACTTCAACAAATCTCGGATGTCCACACGGTGAGACACCACCACAATCTTGAGTGTGACTTCGGTTACAAGCAGATGGACGTGTATCTCCAGTTAGGCGACGGCGAAGACGAGATCACGGCCATCGTGGAATGTAAGGGTCGAAATAGCCCGATGGAGAAAGATCATTTGGCGAGCTTCGCCTTTTATCTGGAACACTCCGACGCAGACAAAGGTATTTACGTATCTCGAAGCGGATACAGATCTGGTGCGAAGCGGATCGCAAAAGAGTGTGGTATTCAGCTCTTTGAAATCTCACAGATCACCGATGGCGCTATCAAATCCGTAGACGGGACGTTCACTCACCGGTTCGGTCCTTACCGTCATCACGTCTTTGTGAAGGATCCCAAGTCACAGGATTGGATGAAGCTCTCGGAGGGCCTCTACAGCATCCATGAGCAGCTGGAGTTGCCAATTCTGGATAGATCCGGAGACCCGACGGGTGACACGTTAGAGGATCGGTTACCAGGTGAGGAAGAAGAGGGAACGGTTGAAATTGAGTTCGAAGATGGTGAGATGGTTCAGGTTAATGGGAACGAATACGAGTTATGGCAGGCAATTTCTCACCCACAGCCTGATGGCGGCGATGGTTCGAGCTTCAAGGTTGATTTCGAGGATCGGATTGATCTCAAGCTCCGTGATGTACTTGCTGATCAGTCCGAGTATGTGTTATTCGACGATATTAAGCGTCAGTTCCTTCGAATTGAAAGAGAGAACTGA